A section of the Centropristis striata isolate RG_2023a ecotype Rhode Island chromosome 7, C.striata_1.0, whole genome shotgun sequence genome encodes:
- the LOC131975013 gene encoding E3 ubiquitin-protein ligase TRIM39-like, with the protein MSAAASSLLTEDQFLCSICLDVFADPVTIPCGHNFCKTCITEHWDKNVQCQCPNCKKDFSIRPELQVNTFISEMAAHFRQSVQQEASNCSSEQQVSKPEKVPPDVSSRNKLKALMILLVCLMWVFTVWMVLNQKKYVVVVVKEDYEEKKAELWKTEAEIQQMIQKRRLKTEEIKHSVELSKENADRETADGVQVFAALKEFAERSQAELIYTIKEKQRKTEKEAEGFIKELEEEISELKKRSTEVEQLLQSEDHLHFLQSFTSLNATPPTKDWVEVNIHPPLYVGTVRRAVNQLEEILNEETTNLLLAERQRVQQYAVDLRLDPDTAHWCLILSDDGKQIYCDTERRYVPDIPNRFQRHPSILAKQSFSSGRFYYEVQVKGKTNWILGVARESIDRKGDPLMMIPQNGYWAILLRNINEYKALASPPVSLYLKSQPKNVGVFVDYEEGLVSFYDVDAAALIYSFTGCAFTEKLYPYFSPWFDFDGGNSAPLIISAVRDTN; encoded by the coding sequence ATGTCTGCAGCTGCCAGCAGTCTGCTTACTGAAGATCagtttctgtgctccatctgtctggatgtgTTCGCTGATCCAGTCACCATACCATGTGGACACAACTTCTGCAAAACCTGCATCACTGAACACTGGGACAAAAATGTCCAGTGTCAGTGTCCCAACTGTAAAAAGGATTTCAGCATAAGACCTGAGTTGCAGGTGAATACTTTCATCAGTGAGATGGCTGCTCATTTCAGACAGTCAGTTCAACAGGAAGCCAGCAACTGCAGCTCAGAGCAACAAGTTTCTAAACCAGAAAAAGTTCCTCCTGACGTCAGCTCAAGAAACAAACTGAAGGCCCTGATGATCCTCCTTGTGTGTCTGATGTGGGTCTTTACGGTCTGGATGGTTTTAAACCAGAagaaatatgttgttgttgttgtgaaagAAGACTATGAAGAAAAGAAAGCTGAGCTGTGGAAGACAGAGGCTGAAATtcagcagatgatccagaagagAAGACTGAAGACTGAGGAGATCAAACACTCAGTGGAGCTCAGTAAGGAaaatgcagacagagagacagcagatgGTGTTCAGGTCTTCGCCGCTCTGAAGGAGTTTGCTGAGAGAAGCCAGGCCGAGCTCATCTACACAatcaaagagaagcagagaaagacagagaaagaggctGAAGGCTTCATCAAAGAGCTGGAAGAGGAAATCTCTGAGCTGAAGAAGAGAAGCACTGAGGTGGAGCAGCTCCTACAGTCTGAAGACCACCTCCACTTCCTCCAAAGCTTCACCTCCCTGAACGCTACTCCACCCACCAAAGACTGGGTAGAAGTCAACATTCATCCACCTTTATATGTGGGGACTGTGAGGAGAGCTGTGAATCAGCTGGAGGAAATTCTTAATGAAGAGACAACAAACCTGCTTTTGGCCGAGCGGCAGAGGGTCCAGCAGTATGCAGTGGATCTGAGACTTGATCCTGATACAGCCCATTGGTGCCTCATTCTGTCTGATGATGGAAAACAAATATATTGTGATACTGAACGGAGGTATGTCCCAGATATTCCAAATAGATTTCAACGTCATCCCTCTATCTTAGCAAAGCAGAGTTTCTCTTCAGGAAGATTTTACTACGAGGTTCAGGTTAAAGGGAAGACTAACTGGATTTTAGGAGTGGCCAGAGAGTCGATCGACAGGAAAGGTGACCCACTGATGATGATTCCTCAGAATGGTTACTGGGCAATATTGTTGAGGAATATAAATGAGTATAAAGCTCTTGCTAGCCCTCCAGTCAGTCTCTATCTGAAGTCTCAGCCTAAGAATGTGGGGGTGTTTGTGGATTATGAGGAGGGTCTGGTCTCCTTTTATGATGTTGATGCTGCAGCTCTGATCTACTCTTTTACTGGCTGTGCCTTCACTGAGAAACTCTACCCATACTTTAGTCCATGGTTTGATTTTGATGGTGGAAACTCTGCCCCTCTGATCATCTCTGCTGTCAGGGACACTAACTAG
- the si:dkey-178e17.3 gene encoding somatomedin-B and thrombospondin type-1 domain-containing protein, producing MCVSRPRKVTVMGAHGWSSARLGFIVCGYLAFFCGEIISRAEAGCRERESPNCCTGRNNECFEYSKRKTVCYCDTYCQKTGDCCEDYQRVCQISAAIDCVVGSWGPWSSCTSPCGVGSTERSRQVSVPPRNGGTPCPDLKQRRGCFGNNAICSTAKEVAKILPDSFKRNFKDPWRRPHMLMKEEKASYCVYLRVKQASAACKLKLWSAQLVRERLVCAECQSDAMSKSDRCGGDGLESIRTFWAAASVPGCHGSWVRESSSEGCRCPPYSVLFV from the exons atgtgtgtaagtcGACCCAGAAAAGTGACCGTCATGGGGGCGCATGGATGGAGCTCAGCGCGTCTTGGGTTTATCGTTTGTGGATATTTAGCGTTTTTCTGCGGGGAAATTATTTCACGGGCCGAGGCGGGCTGCAGGGAGAGGGAGAGCCCGAACTGCTGCACCGGCCGGAACAACGAATGTTTTGAGTACAGCAAGAGAAAAACAGTGTGCTACTGTGACACCTACTGTCAGAAAACCGGGGACTGCTGCGAGGACTATCAGCGTGTGTGCCAAATATCTG CAGCCATTGACTGCGTGGTGGGATCATGGGGTCCCTGGTCATCGTGCACATCTCCATGTGGAGTTGGGAGCACAGAGAGGAGTCGCCAAGTGTCTGTTCCCCCTAGAAACGGAGGCACGCCCTGTCCGGACCTCAAACAGCGGCGAGGATGTTTTGGAAACAACGCCATATGCAGCACTGCGAAAG AGGTGGCAAAGATTCTTCCTGATTCTTTCAAGAGGAACTTCAAGGACCCTTGGAGGCGACCACACATGCtgatgaaggaggagaaggcCAG TTACTGTGTGTACCTGCGGGTGAAACAGGCCAGTGCAGCGTGTAAACTCAAACTGTGGAGTGCTCAGCTTGTGAGAGAGCGGCTGGTGTGTGCAGAGTGTCAGAGTGATGCCATGTCAAAGTCAGACCGCTGTGGAGGCGACGGCTTAGAGAGCATCAG AACGTTCTGGGCAGCCGCTTCAGTCCCGGGCTGTCATGGTTCCTGGGTGCGAGAGTCGTCCTCTGAGGGCTGCCGGTGTCCTCCCTACTCCGTGCTCTTCGTGTGA
- the snap29 gene encoding synaptosomal-associated protein 29 produces MAYPKSHNPFADDDDDEDFRPKNRGFDFDDDPSDIGLSDAERRQRYLQQEVMRTAKSAVDSSNRSLGLIYDSEKMGVETAEELMRQGEVLRRADKMMDNMDQDLKTSQKHINSIKSVWGGLVNYFKGKPETKPPPEEPKAYQANDRLQSAMSSSREHEDKYQASHPNLRKLETGGFGASASIDDCSSRPNGYSQNKILKEAHQTLDKNLDEMCGGLSRLKNLGLGLQSEIDDQDDSIDSLMNKVDKMDLKINNTNQQIKNLK; encoded by the exons ATGGCCTACCCCAAATCCCACAACCCGTTTGcagatgatgacgatgatgaagaTTTTAGGCCTAAAAATAGGGGGTTCGACTTCGATGACGACCCCAGTGACATTGGGCTGAGTGATGCAGAGAGGAGGCAGAGATACCTCCAACAGGAAGTGATGCGTACAGCTAAGTCTGCTGTGGACAGCAGTAACCGTTCCCTTGGCCTGATTTACGATTCAGAGAAGATGGGTGTGGAAACTGCAGAG GAGCTGATGCGACAGGGTGAGGTTCTGAGGAGGGCAGACAAGATGATGGACAACATGGATCAGGACCTGAAGACCAGCCAGAAGCACATTAACAGTATCAAGAGTGTGTGGGGCGGCCTTGTCAATTACTTCAAGGGCAAGCCAGAGACAAAGCCACCACCTGAGGAGCCAAAAGCCTACCAGGCCAATGACAG ATTACAAAGTGCCATGTCCAGCAGCAGAGAACATGAAGATAAGTACCAAGCCAGCCACCCCAATCTGAGAAAGTTAGAAACAGGAG GATTTGGAGCTTCTGCGTCAATAGATGACTGCTCATCGAGACCGAATGGATACTCTCAGAACAAGATCCTCAAAGAGGCTCACCAGACCCTTGACAAAAATTTAG ATGAGATGTGCGGGGGGCTGAGTCGACTCAAGAACCTTGGACTTGGTCTCCAGTCTGAGATTGACGACCAGGACGACTCCATTGATTCATTGATGAATAAAGTGGACAAGATGGATCTCAAGATCAACAACACAAaccaacagattaaaaacctcaaataa